A genomic window from Oceanobacillus timonensis includes:
- a CDS encoding GNAT family N-acetyltransferase translates to MEIRNLQISDYDVLIPQINEWWGRRDMAGMLPKLFFNHFKNTSFIVEDEGKIAGFVIGFLSQDQLDEAYIHFVGVHPDYRKKNIGKTLYDNFLNKVKLADRKVIRCITSPVNKTSIAFHQKMGFVIEQGDKTVDGIAVKANYDGVGNDRVLFKKIG, encoded by the coding sequence ATGGAGATTCGCAATTTACAGATTTCTGATTATGATGTCCTGATTCCACAGATAAATGAATGGTGGGGCAGACGTGACATGGCAGGGATGCTGCCTAAATTATTTTTTAATCATTTTAAGAATACCAGCTTTATCGTGGAAGATGAAGGAAAGATTGCAGGTTTTGTAATTGGGTTTTTATCACAAGATCAGCTAGATGAAGCATATATTCATTTTGTAGGTGTGCATCCGGATTACCGAAAGAAAAACATTGGAAAAACACTTTACGATAACTTTTTGAACAAAGTTAAATTGGCTGACCGGAAAGTTATCCGCTGTATCACTTCACCAGTAAATAAAACATCGATTGCATTTCATCAAAAAATGGGTTTTGTGATTGAGCAAGGGGATAAAACAGTGGATGGTATAGCTGTGAAAGCAAATTATGATGGGGTTGGTAATGATCGTGTTCTATTCAAGAAGATAGGGTAA
- a CDS encoding ATP-binding cassette domain-containing protein: MSAVIQTYTLTKKFKQEEVIKPLDFSVEKGEICALIGKNGAGKSTIFKMLAGQVTPTTGEIYLFGKSGKEMKQAKKRMGFMIETPVFFPDFTAIQNLEYFRMQRGVAEKKRIDDVLEIVGLANQKKKKFREYSMGMKQRLGIALSLLSSPDCLVLDEPINGLDAEGIMEIRRLLIRLNQEKQITILVSSHILTELQLLATRFVFIKNGVIVEDVSKQLLDEKSRKQIHLKVDDTAKTAQLLERTYEDIQYKSLPDQVIMIQNHIEEAGEINRLLIKNDVLVMEFRVEALNLEEYFLGLVEGDGEK; this comes from the coding sequence ATGAGTGCTGTGATTCAAACGTATACATTAACTAAGAAATTTAAGCAAGAAGAAGTCATTAAACCACTTGATTTTTCTGTGGAAAAAGGAGAGATATGTGCCTTAATTGGTAAAAATGGAGCTGGAAAATCGACTATTTTTAAAATGCTTGCAGGGCAGGTAACGCCGACAACGGGAGAAATTTACTTATTCGGAAAGTCAGGCAAAGAAATGAAGCAAGCGAAAAAAAGAATGGGATTTATGATAGAGACGCCGGTCTTTTTCCCGGATTTTACAGCGATTCAAAACCTGGAGTACTTCCGGATGCAGAGGGGCGTTGCGGAAAAGAAACGGATAGATGACGTATTGGAAATTGTCGGGCTGGCCAATCAAAAGAAGAAAAAATTCAGAGAATATTCTATGGGGATGAAGCAGCGGCTGGGAATCGCTCTATCTCTCTTAAGCAGTCCGGATTGTTTAGTGCTGGATGAGCCAATTAATGGTTTAGATGCGGAAGGTATTATGGAAATTCGCAGGTTATTGATCCGGTTAAATCAAGAAAAGCAAATAACCATTTTAGTTTCCAGTCATATTTTAACGGAATTACAGCTATTGGCAACGCGGTTTGTATTTATCAAAAATGGGGTGATTGTCGAGGATGTAAGCAAGCAGCTTCTGGATGAAAAGAGCAGGAAGCAAATCCATTTGAAGGTGGATGACACAGCCAAGACAGCACAGCTATTAGAACGTACTTATGAGGATATCCAATATAAATCCCTTCCTGATCAGGTTATCATGATACAAAATCACATTGAAGAGGCTGGAGAAATAAACCGCCTTTTAATCAAAAACGATGTATTGGTGATGGAATTCCGCGTGGAAGCGTTGAATTTAGAGGAATATTTCTTAGGATTAGTGGAGGGGGATGGAGAGAAATGA
- a CDS encoding 5-methyltetrahydropteroyltriglutamate--homocysteine S-methyltransferase, translating into MTTAAETKHTRAPFRADHVGSFLRPKRLKDARTQKAKGEISQEQLRQIEDEEITKLVEQQKEAGLQSVTDGEFRRAWWHFDFLEGLDGVEGYTAEQGLQFTGVETKKRGIKVTDQIGFSNHYMIEHYKFLHGIAGDAVAKFAIPSPNMLFFRADFEDGVYENDEAIIDDLITAYQGVIQALYDEGCRYLQLDDTSWATFFSEEGRNSLIEKGRDPEKTAKLCARAINESIANRPDDMLVTMHICRGNFQSTYMSSGGYEAVSETIFGSLQVDGLFLEFDDDRSGGFEPLRHVNRDDLYIVLGLITSKFSELEDPEAVKARIAEAADYVPLNQLCLSPQCGFASTEEGNLLSEAQQWEKIRHVVRIAEDVWK; encoded by the coding sequence ATGACAACAGCAGCAGAAACGAAACATACACGTGCTCCATTCAGAGCAGATCATGTAGGAAGCTTTCTCCGTCCAAAGCGCTTGAAAGATGCACGTACGCAAAAGGCAAAGGGAGAGATTAGCCAAGAACAATTGCGTCAAATTGAGGATGAGGAAATTACGAAACTGGTAGAACAGCAGAAAGAAGCCGGGCTTCAATCAGTGACAGATGGCGAGTTTCGCCGTGCCTGGTGGCATTTTGATTTTCTGGAAGGCTTAGATGGCGTGGAAGGTTATACGGCAGAACAAGGTTTGCAGTTCACTGGAGTTGAAACGAAAAAACGGGGTATTAAAGTAACAGATCAAATTGGCTTCAGTAATCATTATATGATCGAGCATTATAAATTCCTGCATGGTATTGCTGGAGATGCAGTGGCGAAATTTGCAATTCCAAGTCCGAATATGCTCTTTTTCCGGGCGGATTTCGAAGACGGAGTCTATGAAAATGATGAAGCGATTATTGATGATTTGATCACTGCTTATCAAGGGGTGATTCAGGCATTATATGATGAAGGCTGCCGCTACTTACAGCTGGACGACACTTCTTGGGCCACTTTTTTCTCAGAGGAAGGCAGAAATTCTCTGATTGAAAAAGGGAGAGATCCGGAGAAAACAGCAAAATTATGCGCAAGAGCAATCAATGAATCCATAGCAAACAGACCGGATGATATGCTGGTAACGATGCATATTTGCCGGGGGAATTTTCAATCTACCTATATGTCAAGCGGGGGTTATGAAGCAGTGTCAGAAACAATTTTTGGCAGCTTGCAAGTTGATGGTCTGTTCCTGGAGTTTGATGATGACCGTTCGGGCGGATTTGAACCACTTCGTCATGTGAACCGTGATGACTTATATATTGTGCTGGGTCTGATTACGTCGAAATTCAGCGAACTGGAAGATCCGGAAGCTGTGAAGGCAAGGATTGCAGAAGCTGCGGACTATGTACCATTGAACCAGCTTTGTCTCAGCCCTCAATGCGGATTTGCTTCCACAGAGGAAGGAAATTTGTTGAGTGAAGCACAGCAATGGGAAAAAATCCGGCATGTTGTTCGAATTGCGGAAGATGTTTGGAAATAA
- a CDS encoding response regulator transcription factor: MNEGKRILIIEDDQEISQLLHVILTKMGMTPIAAYSGTEGLLQLKNNPFDLILLDLMLPGISGEELITQVREEKRTIPIMVISAKVGMDEKVQVLKMGADDYITKPFHQKEIEARVEVQLRKSTAPSSQEDKKVWRGLIIFPEKLSVTLENNSLQVTNAEFDILSLLIHHPEHAFSKREIYEKIWKGTYVGDDNTISVHISNLRRKMAEVTSEEYIRTIWGVGFMLV; the protein is encoded by the coding sequence ATGAATGAAGGAAAAAGAATTTTAATTATTGAAGATGATCAGGAAATCAGTCAACTGCTGCACGTTATTTTAACTAAAATGGGAATGACGCCAATAGCTGCTTATTCGGGTACAGAAGGTCTGCTTCAGCTGAAAAACAATCCATTCGATTTGATTTTATTGGACTTGATGTTGCCAGGAATAAGTGGAGAGGAGCTTATTACACAGGTCAGGGAAGAGAAACGTACAATCCCTATTATGGTGATTTCCGCAAAAGTTGGTATGGATGAAAAGGTTCAAGTCTTGAAAATGGGAGCAGATGATTATATAACCAAGCCATTTCATCAGAAAGAAATAGAAGCCCGTGTGGAAGTACAACTGCGAAAATCAACTGCTCCCTCCTCGCAAGAAGACAAAAAAGTATGGCGGGGGCTGATTATCTTTCCAGAAAAGCTGTCTGTCACATTAGAGAATAACTCATTGCAGGTAACCAATGCGGAGTTTGATATTTTGTCCTTATTGATTCATCATCCGGAACATGCCTTTTCTAAAAGAGAGATTTACGAAAAAATTTGGAAAGGCACTTATGTCGGGGATGATAATACGATTAGTGTCCATATCTCCAATCTGCGCAGAAAAATGGCTGAAGTTACTTCTGAAGAGTATATCCGAACCATTTGGGGAGTTGGGTTCATGCTGGTTTGA
- a CDS encoding TcaA 3rd/4th domain-containing protein, giving the protein MQKFFFNKSYVLIFISLTALFLSACSSSPENASENFKETVDERDPEALLELVTVDEGTYWTEQQAQQVVEFFHDDSEKYQEQLQLLEQQVTALDEGNMVPREEGLFYFDDEGELRVRNYEVAITNEASDLDPEQLTITIDEEDAIEIENLDESIGLFGPGDYSFVAEGEFPYATIESEGSFSLMNTNSFNQSVDLDLEESIVNISSSIDNTKLLVNGEETGTEIASDEQETSTDITGDGQGTSVSFGPISEENTLQGVAEFPWGEAQSEEFTVDEETEYDITPGVLTSEENRDAVTEQINNYYETHMAALVNLDIDELTDDVSDDLRESLNDTLKSATNSSIDTSYEGEILGTRIDFGQTSYELGSGGRHYVTLPVEIHREYTENNQYRDDDPEEEYLDKSLTLEYLEDEEKWIVSEEGEDYSITGNDDTMAGDDVVETEL; this is encoded by the coding sequence GGAAACAGTAGATGAGAGAGACCCAGAAGCCCTGCTAGAATTAGTCACAGTGGACGAGGGTACATATTGGACAGAACAGCAAGCTCAGCAAGTTGTCGAATTCTTTCATGACGACAGCGAAAAATATCAGGAACAACTGCAATTGCTTGAGCAGCAAGTAACTGCATTAGATGAAGGTAACATGGTGCCTCGGGAAGAAGGCCTGTTTTATTTTGATGATGAAGGAGAGTTAAGAGTACGAAATTACGAGGTAGCGATAACGAATGAAGCATCAGATCTTGATCCGGAGCAGCTTACAATAACAATTGATGAAGAGGATGCGATAGAAATAGAAAATCTGGATGAATCAATTGGCTTGTTTGGTCCTGGAGATTATTCGTTTGTAGCAGAAGGGGAATTCCCTTACGCAACAATAGAAAGTGAAGGGTCTTTTTCTTTAATGAATACTAATTCCTTTAACCAATCAGTTGATTTAGATTTAGAAGAAAGTATTGTGAATATTAGCTCCTCAATAGATAATACGAAACTTCTCGTTAATGGTGAAGAAACAGGAACAGAAATAGCGAGCGACGAACAAGAAACATCCACAGATATAACAGGCGACGGGCAAGGAACATCGGTATCTTTCGGACCTATCAGTGAAGAAAATACACTGCAAGGTGTTGCAGAGTTTCCGTGGGGAGAAGCACAAAGTGAAGAATTTACAGTTGATGAAGAAACAGAGTATGACATAACGCCAGGTGTACTAACAAGTGAAGAAAACCGAGATGCAGTTACAGAACAGATAAATAACTATTACGAAACTCATATGGCTGCACTGGTTAACTTAGATATTGATGAATTAACAGATGATGTATCGGATGATTTACGAGAATCGCTCAATGATACATTAAAGAGTGCAACCAATTCAAGTATAGATACGTCTTATGAGGGAGAAATATTGGGGACAAGAATTGACTTTGGACAGACTTCATATGAACTCGGTTCTGGAGGTCGCCATTATGTAACATTACCGGTAGAGATTCATCGAGAATATACAGAAAATAATCAATATCGTGACGATGATCCAGAAGAAGAATACCTTGATAAAAGCCTTACTTTAGAATATTTGGAAGATGAAGAGAAATGGATTGTTTCAGAGGAAGGTGAGGATTATAGTATAACCGGTAATGATGATACGATGGCCGGAGACGATGTTGTTGAAACAGAACTCTAA
- a CDS encoding GNAT family N-acetyltransferase — protein MIRKLTQADHAKVMELVEPKVAENLFIIGNIEAFGYDSDMQDVWGEWEQEHLIAVLQRYRTYFVMYSEGEYDIRGFAKIINAHKQRFDLSGLKHLIEPLEAYIDRYVRVHKETYYAACETLSYPVSAEHIEQVEYLTSADYEENIDMLGSIPEFSTSNLTKESREDAEKNKTGRTYIIRDEQGTMVASASTTAENSQSAMIVGVGTRPGYERQGYATKCMEKLCTALLAEGKSLCLFYDNPAAGNIYKRLGFEDIGMWTMIRYEAE, from the coding sequence ATGATACGTAAACTGACACAAGCAGACCATGCGAAAGTAATGGAATTGGTCGAGCCTAAAGTAGCAGAAAATTTGTTTATTATTGGAAATATTGAAGCGTTCGGCTATGATTCTGATATGCAAGATGTTTGGGGAGAGTGGGAGCAGGAACATTTAATTGCTGTCCTCCAACGTTATCGTACTTATTTTGTGATGTATAGTGAAGGGGAATATGATATTAGAGGGTTTGCGAAAATTATAAACGCACATAAACAGCGGTTTGATTTAAGTGGTCTGAAACATTTGATTGAACCCTTGGAAGCATATATTGATAGATACGTGCGTGTACATAAAGAAACATATTATGCAGCTTGTGAAACATTAAGCTATCCAGTAAGTGCAGAGCACATAGAACAGGTAGAATATCTGACTTCTGCGGATTATGAAGAAAATATTGATATGCTGGGTTCTATACCGGAATTTTCAACAAGTAATTTAACGAAAGAATCGAGAGAAGATGCAGAAAAAAATAAGACAGGGCGTACCTATATTATCCGAGATGAACAAGGAACAATGGTTGCATCTGCATCGACCACTGCTGAAAATTCCCAATCCGCGATGATTGTCGGTGTAGGAACAAGGCCGGGATATGAGCGGCAGGGCTACGCAACGAAGTGTATGGAGAAATTATGTACAGCGTTATTAGCAGAAGGAAAGTCGCTTTGCCTGTTTTATGATAATCCGGCAGCGGGAAATATCTATAAACGATTAGGGTTTGAAGATATCGGGATGTGGACGATGATTCGTTACGAAGCAGAGTAG
- a CDS encoding alpha/beta fold hydrolase, with amino-acid sequence MSPKLQISSIDSYIDETIYIKAIGCASNTKVSIHASTYDEAHKQFHSYATFIADDNGIVDVSSQKPVEGTYDKADAFGLFWSMDHTDSKWGDYYQKSSSDKVSITLVLKVHEEEQDAVTIHRHFYMDGVIKETVQHHQRKGTLFHPEERGSYPAVVILSGSDGGMQEHAAALLASKGYTALALAYFGTEGVPNELEEIPLEYFQEATRWLKHHEYVNGDVNLIGYSRGGELALILGATFNDYQSIIAGVPSAYITPGMKNGIFAPITSWVFHQEALPAIKFKYPLSMMFSTMKNWLTKKPISFSAIWEHTLKDQEKTAEARIPVENIQAPIMFISGGDDQLWPSSRYVNRMEKTRKNLQEPYQDRYLYYEHGGHFLSFPYSFVQLPANVFMQVGGGMTMTFGGTKEANADAAKDSLDKILEFLAANNRK; translated from the coding sequence ATGTCACCCAAACTGCAAATCAGTTCAATAGATTCCTATATTGATGAGACAATTTACATAAAGGCAATTGGCTGTGCATCAAATACGAAGGTTTCCATCCATGCATCCACCTATGATGAAGCGCATAAACAGTTTCATTCTTATGCGACATTTATAGCAGATGATAATGGCATTGTGGATGTATCTTCGCAAAAGCCGGTGGAAGGTACTTATGATAAAGCAGATGCTTTTGGCTTGTTCTGGTCGATGGACCATACGGATTCCAAATGGGGAGATTATTATCAAAAGAGCAGTTCGGATAAAGTTTCCATCACTTTGGTTTTGAAAGTGCATGAGGAAGAACAAGATGCCGTCACAATTCACCGGCATTTTTATATGGATGGTGTAATAAAAGAAACTGTGCAGCATCATCAACGAAAAGGAACCCTATTCCACCCGGAAGAACGGGGAAGTTATCCTGCTGTTGTCATTTTAAGCGGATCAGATGGCGGTATGCAGGAGCATGCGGCAGCTTTGTTAGCTTCTAAAGGATATACCGCATTGGCGCTTGCTTACTTTGGAACGGAAGGGGTGCCGAACGAACTTGAGGAAATTCCGTTAGAATATTTTCAAGAAGCAACAAGGTGGCTGAAACATCATGAATATGTCAATGGAGATGTAAATTTAATTGGCTATTCCAGAGGCGGAGAACTTGCTCTGATTTTAGGAGCAACATTTAATGACTATCAATCTATCATTGCCGGTGTCCCCAGCGCCTACATAACTCCAGGTATGAAAAATGGGATATTTGCTCCTATAACGTCCTGGGTTTTCCATCAGGAGGCTTTGCCTGCCATCAAGTTTAAGTATCCCCTTTCGATGATGTTCTCTACCATGAAGAATTGGCTCACCAAAAAGCCGATATCTTTTTCAGCTATATGGGAGCATACGTTAAAAGATCAGGAGAAGACGGCAGAAGCCAGAATTCCAGTTGAAAATATTCAGGCTCCTATCATGTTTATTTCTGGCGGCGATGATCAGTTATGGCCGTCCAGCCGCTATGTAAATCGAATGGAAAAGACGCGGAAGAATTTGCAGGAACCGTATCAAGATCGTTATTTATATTATGAACATGGCGGCCATTTTTTATCTTTTCCCTATAGTTTTGTTCAACTGCCTGCTAATGTATTTATGCAAGTAGGGGGAGGCATGACAATGACCTTTGGCGGAACAAAGGAAGCAAATGCAGATGCAGCAAAGGATTCCTTGGATAAAATACTGGAGTTTCTTGCTGCGAACAATCGAAAGTAA
- a CDS encoding ABC transporter permease: protein MINYLKSENYRILHKKSLYLTTAVCFFLIIGAAFSLNYFSRVDADFRYGTSSFFYSNVIGMGTQIIIISYLYNAILTAKDIALTKQAVSFGISRSVIFWSKLLVTLSYFLLVCAAGLLLMIGLGQSLFAEDQGVVSNFFLASFNMLPIVLSGFILIHALKMLKIADIYNIIIVVFIYVFSDDVLRFIFRQVNGLNELYTFAPGALLTDNLMHFMNQSVQLDDRYWVTGAVISVIALLIGAGRFTKQDMD, encoded by the coding sequence ATGATTAACTATTTGAAAAGTGAAAACTACCGTATATTGCATAAGAAAAGCTTATATCTCACAACTGCGGTCTGCTTTTTCTTAATTATAGGTGCGGCATTTAGTTTGAATTATTTTAGCAGGGTAGATGCAGATTTTCGTTACGGAACAAGCAGTTTTTTCTATTCGAATGTTATCGGAATGGGAACACAAATTATTATTATCTCCTATTTATATAATGCCATATTGACGGCGAAGGATATTGCGCTGACCAAACAGGCTGTTTCTTTTGGCATTTCTCGAAGTGTCATTTTCTGGTCAAAATTGCTTGTGACGCTAAGTTACTTTTTGTTGGTTTGTGCAGCAGGCTTACTCCTGATGATTGGATTAGGGCAGAGTCTTTTTGCGGAGGACCAAGGCGTCGTCAGCAATTTCTTCCTTGCAAGCTTTAATATGCTGCCGATTGTGCTCAGCGGTTTTATTCTGATACATGCATTAAAGATGCTGAAAATTGCCGATATATACAATATCATTATTGTCGTGTTTATATATGTTTTCTCCGACGATGTATTGCGTTTTATCTTCCGTCAGGTGAATGGATTGAATGAATTATATACATTTGCTCCAGGCGCATTATTGACAGATAATTTAATGCACTTTATGAATCAATCTGTACAATTAGATGATCGTTATTGGGTGACTGGTGCTGTTATCAGCGTCATTGCTTTATTAATCGGAGCGGGCAGATTTACGAAACAGGATATGGATTAA